One region of Elephas maximus indicus isolate mEleMax1 chromosome 23, mEleMax1 primary haplotype, whole genome shotgun sequence genomic DNA includes:
- the C23H3orf80 gene encoding uncharacterized membrane protein C3orf80 homolog, with translation MWGPGVAAEGLGVAPGPLLPLLLALALAAPSRGGGGCAELACGERERCCDAANGTAVRCCKPALHAFLDSVGWFVRKLSGLLILLVFFAIGYFLQRIICPSPRRSPQGRARPAPPGAEGPPDDDDSPALLRDEAAAGSQDSLLDSGRRARGGAGRPAAACAPEHELRVVPPGFLQLPSYEEVRYLPTYEESMRLQQLGPGEAVLPASEPDGGEGRFPLV, from the coding sequence ATGTGGGGGCCCGGGGTCGCGGCCGAGGGCCTGGGGGTGGCTCCGGGGCCGCTGCTGCCGCTGCTCCTGGCGCTGGCGCTGGCGGCACCCTCGCGGGGCGGCGGCGGCTGCGCGGAGCTGGCCTGCGGGGAGCGGGAGCGCTGCTGCGACGCGGCCAACGGCACGGCCGTGCGCTGCTGCAAGCCGGCGCTGCACGCCTTCCTCGACAGCGTGGGCTGGTTCGTGCGCAAGCTCTCGGGGCTGCTCATCCTGCTCGTGTTCTTCGCCATCGGCTACTTCCTGCAGCGCATCATCTGCCCCAGCCCGCGCAGGTCCCCGCAGGGCCGGGCGCGCCCCGCTCCGCCGGGGGCCGAGGGGCCCCCCGACGACGACGACTCCCCGGCCCTGTTGCGCGACGAGGCGGCCGCCGGCTCGCAGGACTCGCTGCTGGACAGCGGCCGCCGGGCCCGGGGAGGCGCGGGGCGCCCGGCCGCCGCCTGCGCCCCGGAGCACGAGCTGCGCGTGGTCCCGCCCGGCTTCCTGCAGCTGCCCAGCTACGAGGAGGTCAGGTACCTGCCCACCTACGAGGAGTCGATGCGGCTGCAGCAGCTCGGCCCCGGGGAGGCCGTGCTGCCCGCGTCGGAGCCCGACGGCGGCGAGGGCCGCTTCCCGCTCGTCTGA